One Onychomys torridus unplaced genomic scaffold, mOncTor1.1, whole genome shotgun sequence DNA window includes the following coding sequences:
- the LOC118576401 gene encoding uncharacterized protein LOC118576401 — protein sequence MTFVVLMRNTYNAPFDEVAVWYSVKHDSFCIPNFPCVPCFTISLFNLIFRFANAMECIFKLSGLLCGLSALVFEIVIASSHSWRLWEFNHKVVQFVSFGLWEAYYPQEFNVSGTVTKMLVHTPINSTWTISPEFQYAQTMIVWAILMKLVVLIFGAAAIKISCMEDPFVEMEMYCYRVSAFVLCVSSLFTLVSVSWNHFADHYGQTTLDFPPDFPVRKEALINKQYTAVFPTAVLTATMSLFGVIFLFSEISSLKLHSQVKIQRAYIVAKQEVSSEGSCI from the exons ATGACTTTTGTAGTTCTCATGAGGAATACTTATAACGCTCCTTTTGATGAAGTGGCAGTTTGG TACTCTGTAAAACATGACTCATTTTGTATTCCCAACTTCCCTTGTGTTCCTTGCTTTACTATATCTTTGTTCAATCTCATCTTCAGATTTGCCAATGCAATGGAGTGTATCTTCAAGCTGAGTGGCCTCCTTTGTGGCCTATCAGCCTTGGTGTTTGAAATTGTAATTGCAAGCAGCCACAGCTGGCGCCTGTGGGAATTCAACCACAAGGTTGTGCAATTTGTGTCCTTTGGACTGTGGGAAGCTTACTACCCTCAAGAGTTTAATGTCTCAGGGACTGTAACAAAGATGCTGGTGCACACTCCTATCAATTCCACCTGGACAATTTCACCTGAATTTCAGTATGCACAGACCATGATAGTGTGGGCCATTCTGATGAAACTTGTAGTTCTGATTTTTGGTGCAGCTGCCATTAAGATCAGCTGCATGGAAGACCCATTCGTGGAGATGGAGATGTATTGCTACAGGGTCTCCGCCTTCGTTTTGTGTGTTAGCAGCCTCTTCACATTGGTTTCCGTGAGCTGGAACCACTTCGCAGATCATTATGGACAAACTACTCTTGACTTTCCGCCTGACTTTCCTGTTAGAAAAGAAGCATTGATAAACAAACAGTATACTGCTGTCTTCCCAACAGCGGTACTGACAGCAACCATGTCACTCTTTGGTGTGATCTTCCTTTTCTCTGAGATAAGCTCTTTGAAACTACACAGTCAGGTGAAGATCCAGCGTGCTTACATAGTGGCCAAACAAGAGGTCTCAAGTGAGGGATCCTGCATTTGA